From the genome of Vigna angularis cultivar LongXiaoDou No.4 chromosome 11, ASM1680809v1, whole genome shotgun sequence, one region includes:
- the LOC128194825 gene encoding uncharacterized protein LOC128194825 isoform X1: protein MRCDPYQHADERTTDGLLRHPADSKQWKIIDQEFPQFGEECRNLRFGLATDGMNPFGNLSTNHSCWPVILIIYNLSPGLCMKRKYMMLSMLISGPKQPGNDIDVYLRPLVEDLKLLWVDGVEIFDAFASETFMMHAMLFCTINDFPAYGNLSGYSVKGHKACPICEENTAAQQLKHGRKTVYMRHRRFLQSNHPYRRLKKAFNGEQEKDNAPIPLTGLEVAEKVNKVHHIFGKTSKKSSVTTPWKKKSIFFDLPYWSKLDVRHCIDVMHVEKNVCDSLIGTLLNIQGKTKDGVNARLDLVDMKIREELAPREIGKRTYLPPACYTMSKQEKISFCLCLKSIKVPQGYSSNFKSLVSMQDLKLVGLKSHDCHVLMQQLLPVAIRGILPKKVRLTITRLCSFFSSICSKVIDPTKLDELQSEIIIILCQLEMFFPPSFFDIMVHLLVHLIREIKLCGPVYLRWMYPIERYMKILKGYVKNQYRPEGSMIERYIAEESIEFCSEYMTKANPIGVPRTSWLSRYSTSKSIRGVNVVTKSREELMQAHLYILNNTDEVIPFLEAHKAVVRNNYPRQSEKWQLMEHNRTFLYWFKSEVSKESWSSETLLWLANGLKFDVVCCTGYEINNCTFYTKTLDDKSTVQNSGVSLEAESLQFSTSKDQNPIVGSMRYYGRIEEIFEVDYTKFSVALFKCKWVDNKSGVKIDESGMTLVDFRKVGYRDEPFIMAYQASQVFYVKDPASDHWYVALQGKRQIEDKEENISNLHIADSHPFKTTINLDDDPLIDDIQAIREDHNEGIYI, encoded by the coding sequence atgcgGTGCGACCCGTATcagcatgcagatgagagaacaactgatgggctgcttcgtcatccagctgattcaaagcaatggaaaattattgatcaagaattcccccaatttggtgaagaatgtagaaatcttaggtttggcttagctactgatggaatgaatccatttggtaatttaagtaccaatcacagttgttggcccgttatactgataatttacaacttatctcctggattgtgcatgaaaagaaagtacatgatgttgtcaatgttgatatctggtccaaagcagcctggaaatgacatcgatgtttatctaaggccactagttgaagacttgaagttgttgtgggttgatggggttgaaatatttgatgcctttgcttcagaaactttcatgatgcatgccatgttattttgcaccattaatgacttcccagcttacggtaatttgtcggggtacagtgtgaagggtcataaagcatgtcctatatgtgaagaaaacactgcagctcaacaattaaaacacggaaggaagacagtgtatatgcgtcatcggcgatttttacaatctaatcatccatatcgaaggttaaagaaagcattcaatggagaacaagaaaaagacaatgcacccattccacttactggacttgaagttgctgagaaagttaataaagtacatcatatatttgggaaaacgtcgaagaagtcttctgtaacgaccccttggaagaagaaatcaatattctttgatcttccatattggtcaaagttagatgttagacattgcatagatgtcatgcatgttgagaaaaatgtctgtgatagcttgattggtacactactaaacatccagggaaaaacaaaagatggagtgaatgcgcgtttggatttggttgacatgaagatccgagaagagttggcaccaagagagattggtaaacgtacttatttgccccctgcatgttacacaatgtccaaacaagagaagataagtttttgtctttgtttaaagagtatcaaggtaccacaaggatactcttcaaatttcaagagcttagtgtcaatgcaggacttaaagcttgttggactgaagtctcacgattgccacgtcttaatgcaacagttgttaccagtggcaattcgtggaattttgcctaAAAAAGTTAGGCtgaccataactcgattgtgctcatttttctcgtcaatttgtagtaaagtcatcgatcctacaaagttagatgaacttcaaagcgaaattatcatcatcttgtgtcaactagaaatgtttttccctccatccttttttgacatcatggtgcatttacttgttcatttgatcagagaaataaagttgtgtggaccagtatacttaagatggatgtatcctattgagcgttatatgaagattttgaaagggtacgtcaaaaatcaatatcgtccagaaggttcgatgattgaaagatatattgctgaagaaagtattgagttttgctctgagtatatgactaaagcaaatccgataggagtccctcggacatcatggttgagtagatattctacaagtaaaagcatccgaggtgtgaatgtggtgacgaaaagtcgtgaagaattgatgcaagcacatttgtacatattaaacaacacagatgaagtgatcccatttttggaagcacaTAAAGCCGTTGTAAGGAACAACTATCcacgacaatcagagaaatggcagttgatggagcataacagaacattcttgtactggttcaaatctgaagtttcgAAAGAATCATGGTCCTCTGAGACTTTGTTGTGGTTAGCAAATggcttgaagtttgatgttgtatgttgtacaggctacgaaattaataattgcacattctatacaaaaactttggatgataaaagcacagtacaaaatagtggcgtcagtctagaagctgagtcacTACAGTTTTCaacatccaaagatcaaaatcctatagttggatccatgagatactatggtagaattgaagagatatttgaagttgattacactaagttttccgttgcactcttcaaatgtaagtgggtagacaataagagtggtgtcaaaatagatgaatctggtatgacacttgttgattttcgaaaggttggttatAGAGACGAACCGTtcatcatggcatatcaagcaagtcaggttttttatgtcaaagatcctgcgtctgaccattggtatgttgctctccaaggaaaaaggcaaattgaagataaagaagagaatatAAGTAATCTTCATATCGCTGACAgccatccatttaaaacgacaataaatttggatgacgaccctctaattgatgacatacaagcaatacgagaagatcacaatgaaggaatatatatatga